One uncultured Flavobacterium sp. DNA segment encodes these proteins:
- a CDS encoding DUF5977 domain-containing protein: protein MKKILLLVAHISLSIMCCNAQEMPTIMPPSPTAASLGSYGQVPLGLFTGTPQINIPLYDLKAGKLTVPISLSYSSNGIKIDEMASDVGLGWVLNAGGVITRTIMDDPDENQPLTPPNFSDYTPETLSYLQNATNSDDGYDTSLDMFSFNFNGYSGKFYLDSNKVPVLINPSPLKIEATGGTYACKITDPTGVIYWFGSATSTEKIMYRSKLTTHNTWTGEAPTSWYLSKIENPSSGDVITFNYTVSNYSYDAGLSQSVSKSGTSAASGPGQNLVITESRVLGVILSSITSNTGKVSFIYADRDAASNTKKIESIEIEDSNQKSIKKIVLGYNIVTTTMADQYSNPHIFYEPQYGKRLFLTSVTEMNGSVSKPPHLFTYYDYDKIPPRFSYAQDYWGYFNGASSNNYLVSNDDYYLLGSSFSSEMLKNFFADVGGNKKPNGLYSKNGLLKNITYPTGGSNELIYEPHSYYGTKLVYPSKKGLSISLGNAADQFSRSETVTTEIIPYYQEKVPLYFSAGKRPNCGEAGWPDKTKASLAVEVAESGSDVFTTPVDGEGMYIIDVSGFKRYDPSSSVTAAPIVASQHYIDLQPGKKYRFKVGVPFECVRGDFSTSYYDQNPTSVPANIEVGGQRLSKMISNYSSGKQDVKKYYYGTLSCLTCSSGVTESPVPLITLKTYNDWTASTWSGDPTYSLSNTDIISLTSSTLYSLYTKQNSHIGYSSVVEGIGDNFEAGGILHKFTITPIEIAMPLRGRYVPGTPFNTTFDTGNEIETQYFYKNGSSYITTKKVVNTYDINPIINKARFGYSISQRDFYSGSSWTVIDKIKAYDITKYIIRSQWHYLKSTTEDVYDVDGLNPITTKINYNYTNPAHLQISSQTTTDSKQETFETKYYYAQDPEMASQPFVNDLRAANIIIPPLKTQTLIGGSKLSEQLTAYDKSSATSNLLLPRFVYANKGLADIDTNLDKKITYDQYDDKGNILQYTPEGGTPVSIIWGYNKTQPIAKIENTAYSTISTGTITNLQTLSNADNDNCMSGFCTEQLLRNDLNAFRTSLPNAFISTYTYNPSVGVTSITDPKGITSYYEYDALGRLKFVKDKDLNVLQKYCYNYKGQQVDCSDNTSTSIMLYKSVAKSGSFTKNNCAAGGVGSVVVYTVPAGRHSAASQAAADAKAQDDVNSNGQAYANADTNGTCTFSSIAKSGSFTKNNCAVGGVGSVVVYTVPAGKYNGFSQAEADAKAQDDININGLIYANTGTNGSCTFSSIAKSGSFTKNNCAVGGVGSVVVYTVPAGKYSGASQAEADAKAQDDVNNNGLAYANTGTNGTCTFSNVATSGLFPKNNCPIGGIGSIVTYTVPAGKHTSTASQAAADALAQDDINNNGQAYANTVGTATCTFSNIAKSGSFTKNNCAAGGVGSTVVYTVPAGKHYSSSQAGADALAQDDVNNNGQTYANTPGNGICTFSNIATSGSFTRNNCAAGGVGSVAVYTVPAGRYSSTSSQAAADQLARDDVNNNGQAYANTPGNGICTFSNAALSVRFVGNTCPVNTDPGIHVYTVPYGKYTSDQSQAKADQLAQDEVNAYGQQLANEEPCTYHSAGMSGTFKRNNCATGYEGGLVTYTVPSAKYSSTSSQADADNKAILDMGTNGQLTANANGTCTLIPQPVTFQYEYFFNTSTKDFSIDACASGTNHNGATLNFTVNFKRTNGLTYNQVVTVVFPAGQGDKLTTIFLNAASIVSVSLQVIWN from the coding sequence ATGAAAAAAATATTATTGCTTGTAGCACATATCTCTTTGAGTATTATGTGTTGCAATGCACAAGAAATGCCTACCATCATGCCGCCATCACCAACTGCAGCTTCCTTGGGTTCCTATGGGCAGGTACCATTGGGACTATTTACAGGAACACCGCAGATAAATATTCCATTATACGATTTAAAAGCAGGGAAACTTACAGTGCCAATTTCATTGAGCTATAGCTCTAATGGAATAAAAATAGATGAAATGGCGTCCGACGTAGGATTAGGTTGGGTTTTAAATGCCGGAGGAGTGATCACCAGAACAATTATGGATGATCCCGATGAGAATCAACCTCTGACACCCCCTAATTTTTCGGATTATACCCCTGAAACCCTTTCCTATTTACAAAATGCAACAAATTCTGATGATGGTTATGACACGTCACTTGATATGTTTTCTTTTAATTTCAATGGTTATTCAGGTAAATTTTATCTCGATAGTAACAAGGTACCGGTTCTAATAAATCCATCACCGCTAAAAATAGAAGCTACCGGAGGAACCTACGCATGTAAAATTACTGATCCTACAGGGGTTATATATTGGTTTGGAAGTGCTACTTCGACGGAAAAAATCATGTACAGAAGTAAACTTACAACACATAATACCTGGACTGGAGAAGCACCAACGAGCTGGTATTTAAGTAAGATAGAAAACCCTTCTTCGGGTGATGTAATAACGTTTAATTATACAGTATCAAATTACTCATATGATGCAGGTTTGTCACAGTCAGTGTCTAAAAGTGGAACTTCCGCAGCTTCCGGACCAGGACAAAATTTGGTAATTACTGAATCACGTGTTTTAGGGGTAATATTAAGTTCTATTACATCCAATACAGGAAAAGTCAGTTTTATATATGCGGACAGGGATGCTGCTTCTAATACAAAAAAAATTGAGAGTATCGAAATTGAGGATAGTAATCAAAAAAGTATTAAGAAAATTGTATTGGGTTATAATATAGTGACAACTACCATGGCAGATCAATATAGTAATCCACATATATTTTATGAGCCTCAATACGGGAAAAGATTATTTCTAACAAGTGTTACTGAAATGAATGGCAGTGTTAGTAAACCTCCCCATCTATTTACCTACTATGATTATGATAAAATTCCTCCAAGGTTTTCTTATGCACAAGATTATTGGGGATATTTCAATGGAGCCAGTAGTAATAATTATTTAGTAAGTAATGATGATTATTATCTTTTAGGAAGTAGTTTTTCTTCAGAAATGCTAAAAAACTTTTTTGCTGATGTTGGCGGAAATAAAAAACCAAATGGGCTTTACAGCAAAAACGGATTATTAAAAAACATCACATATCCTACAGGAGGGTCTAATGAATTAATTTATGAACCTCATTCTTATTACGGTACAAAGTTAGTGTATCCATCTAAAAAAGGGTTATCGATTAGCCTAGGAAATGCAGCTGATCAGTTTTCACGAAGCGAAACAGTGACTACGGAGATAATTCCCTATTATCAGGAAAAAGTGCCCCTTTATTTTAGTGCTGGGAAAAGACCTAACTGTGGAGAGGCTGGCTGGCCAGATAAAACAAAAGCAAGTTTAGCTGTTGAAGTTGCAGAGAGTGGATCTGATGTATTTACGACACCTGTAGATGGTGAAGGAATGTATATCATAGACGTAAGTGGTTTTAAAAGATATGACCCAAGTAGTTCTGTAACTGCTGCTCCAATTGTTGCCTCTCAACATTACATTGACCTACAACCGGGAAAGAAATATCGATTTAAAGTAGGAGTTCCATTTGAATGCGTAAGAGGTGATTTCAGTACATCTTACTATGATCAAAATCCAACCTCAGTTCCTGCAAATATTGAAGTTGGTGGACAGCGATTATCTAAAATGATCTCCAATTATAGTAGCGGTAAACAAGATGTAAAGAAGTATTACTATGGTACTCTTTCCTGTTTAACTTGTTCAAGCGGTGTTACGGAATCTCCCGTCCCCCTTATAACATTAAAAACATACAATGATTGGACAGCTAGTACCTGGTCTGGTGATCCCACATATTCACTTTCCAATACCGATATCATTTCATTAACCTCAAGTACTTTGTATTCTTTATATACGAAACAAAACAGCCATATTGGTTATAGCTCGGTTGTAGAAGGTATTGGTGATAATTTTGAAGCAGGAGGTATCTTGCATAAATTCACTATTACCCCAATAGAAATTGCGATGCCACTGCGCGGAAGATATGTGCCCGGTACTCCTTTTAATACCACTTTTGATACCGGAAATGAAATAGAAACGCAATATTTTTATAAAAATGGCAGTAGTTATATAACTACTAAAAAGGTAGTAAATACTTATGATATAAATCCTATAATAAATAAAGCACGTTTTGGCTATAGCATCAGCCAACGTGATTTTTATTCAGGAAGCAGCTGGACGGTAATTGACAAAATTAAGGCTTATGATATTACGAAATATATAATACGCTCCCAGTGGCATTATTTAAAATCAACAACGGAAGACGTATATGATGTAGATGGATTAAATCCAATAACAACAAAGATTAATTACAATTATACCAATCCGGCCCATTTACAGATAAGTTCCCAAACCACAACAGATTCAAAGCAAGAAACATTCGAAACTAAATATTATTATGCTCAGGATCCAGAAATGGCAAGTCAGCCTTTTGTAAACGATTTGCGAGCCGCTAACATAATTATTCCGCCTCTCAAAACCCAAACTTTAATAGGTGGATCTAAATTGTCAGAACAATTAACAGCTTATGACAAGAGCAGTGCAACCAGCAATCTATTACTGCCCAGATTTGTTTATGCCAACAAAGGATTAGCAGATATAGATACTAATCTGGATAAAAAAATCACTTACGATCAATATGATGACAAGGGAAATATTCTGCAGTATACACCTGAAGGTGGAACTCCTGTTTCTATTATTTGGGGGTATAATAAAACACAACCTATTGCTAAAATTGAAAATACGGCTTATTCTACTATTTCTACCGGAACTATAACAAATTTACAGACACTCTCAAATGCAGACAATGATAATTGTATGTCAGGCTTTTGTACTGAACAATTATTAAGAAATGACTTAAATGCATTTAGGACTTCATTGCCAAATGCTTTTATTTCCACCTATACCTATAATCCATCGGTGGGAGTAACCAGTATTACGGATCCTAAAGGAATAACGTCTTACTACGAATATGATGCTTTGGGGAGATTAAAATTTGTTAAAGATAAAGATCTGAATGTTCTTCAAAAATATTGTTATAACTACAAAGGACAGCAAGTTGATTGCAGCGATAACACTTCAACAAGTATTATGCTATATAAAAGTGTTGCCAAGAGCGGATCGTTTACCAAGAATAATTGTGCTGCAGGCGGAGTTGGTTCTGTAGTGGTATATACAGTTCCTGCGGGAAGACATAGTGCCGCCTCACAAGCCGCCGCAGATGCAAAGGCTCAAGATGACGTTAACAGCAATGGGCAGGCCTATGCTAATGCAGATACTAATGGTACGTGTACTTTTAGCAGTATTGCCAAAAGCGGATCCTTTACTAAGAACAATTGCGCTGTAGGCGGAGTTGGTTCTGTGGTTGTATATACGGTTCCTGCGGGTAAATATAATGGATTCTCGCAAGCAGAGGCAGACGCAAAGGCTCAAGATGACATTAATATTAATGGACTAATCTATGCCAATACAGGTACTAATGGCTCTTGTACTTTTAGCAGTATTGCCAAAAGTGGATCGTTTACCAAGAACAATTGTGCCGTGGGCGGAGTTGGTTCTGTGGTTGTATATACGGTTCCTGCGGGTAAATATAGTGGAGCCTCACAGGCAGAGGCAGATGCAAAGGCTCAAGATGACGTTAATAATAATGGGTTGGCCTATGCCAATACAGGGACTAATGGTACCTGTACTTTTAGCAATGTTGCAACAAGCGGATTGTTTCCCAAGAATAATTGTCCTATAGGTGGAATTGGTTCAATTGTGACCTATACAGTTCCTGCTGGTAAACATACATCCACAGCTTCGCAAGCAGCTGCAGATGCATTGGCTCAGGATGATATTAATAATAATGGACAGGCCTATGCCAATACAGTTGGTACCGCTACATGTACTTTTAGCAATATTGCCAAAAGTGGATCGTTTACCAAGAATAATTGTGCTGCAGGCGGAGTTGGTTCGACAGTGGTGTATACGGTTCCTGCTGGCAAGCATTATTCAAGTTCGCAAGCAGGCGCAGATGCATTGGCTCAGGATGACGTTAACAACAATGGGCAGACTTATGCCAATACGCCTGGTAATGGTATCTGTACCTTTAGCAATATAGCTACAAGCGGATCGTTTACCAGAAATAATTGTGCTGCAGGCGGAGTTGGTTCTGTGGCTGTATATACGGTTCCTGCTGGAAGATATAGTTCAACAAGTTCGCAAGCGGCTGCAGATCAATTGGCCCGGGATGATGTTAATAATAATGGGCAGGCCTATGCTAATACACCTGGTAATGGTATTTGTACTTTTAGTAATGCGGCCCTTAGTGTAAGATTTGTCGGAAATACTTGTCCTGTCAATACAGATCCTGGAATACATGTCTATACTGTACCGTATGGCAAATATACTAGTGATCAATCGCAAGCAAAGGCAGATCAATTAGCGCAAGATGAAGTGAATGCTTATGGACAACAATTGGCAAACGAAGAGCCTTGTACTTATCATAGTGCTGGTATGTCGGGAACTTTCAAAAGAAATAATTGCGCGACTGGTTATGAAGGCGGTTTAGTTACGTATACTGTACCTTCTGCCAAATATAGTTCAACGAGCTCTCAGGCAGATGCAGATAATAAAGCCATATTAGATATGGGTACGAATGGCCAATTAACAGCCAACGCCAATGGTACATGTACTCTAATTCCTCAACCAGTCACTTTTCAGTATGAATATTTCTTCAATACTTCAACCAAAGATTTTAGTATAGACGCTTGTGCTTCTGGTACAAATCATAATGGAGCAACACTAAATTTTACTGTAAATTTTAAACGTACAAATGGATTAACATATAATCAGGTTGTTACAGTCGTATTTCCTGCTGGTCAAGGAGATAAACTGACGACAATTTTTTTAAATGCTGCTAGTATAGTAAGTGTTAGTTTACAGGTGATTTGGAATTAA
- a CDS encoding T9SS type A sorting domain-containing protein has protein sequence MKKIYLLLPLLLPLLTYSQDILWEKSYGGQHADYLFDAQPTADYGFILAGSSASNKTGNKSEDNHGDLDYWIWKMNEKGELDWQKSIGGDGFDLLQSIKNTSDGGFILAGTSSSENSFQKNESCKGMTDFWVIKLNASGDEQWQRTIGGNSSDELLCAFQTRDGGYILGGSSSSSPLSLADTKLNGKSLTTTKADLYSKSEKSRGNMDYWVVKLDKQGVIEWQKTYGGQYADLLRSMEQTTDNGFILAGYSNSPISGEKTDKNKGVGDIWIIKINDVGEILWQNSYGAEGDDQPYVIHQTSDGGYIVGANSNSKNPLTSLGGIVGNGTDYWILKLDEEGGIIWSKTYDFGKTDILTSLVENKDDHTYLIGGYAQSEIRSSRDGIVGKVTGLISKDKDGINDYIALKIDEKGEELWKKTVGSAGEDILRKLIETRDGGYLMAGTSNSGSSKDKNSNIGGNDFWVVKLKDKTEIEKVKASIEAIPNPVSTYTNVIIGYDFTSGTATVVDITGRILQDFSISSRTVPVDLSSYAEGIYIIKIKTDVKTESVKVIKRIVSK, from the coding sequence ATGAAAAAAATTTACTTACTACTTCCTCTATTATTGCCATTACTTACTTATTCCCAGGATATTCTTTGGGAAAAATCATATGGAGGACAACATGCAGATTACCTTTTTGATGCCCAGCCAACGGCCGACTATGGCTTTATTTTAGCAGGTAGCTCCGCATCTAATAAAACAGGAAATAAATCCGAGGACAACCATGGAGATTTAGATTACTGGATCTGGAAAATGAATGAAAAAGGGGAACTTGACTGGCAGAAAAGCATTGGCGGAGATGGATTTGACTTACTTCAAAGCATCAAAAATACAAGTGATGGCGGTTTTATTCTGGCAGGTACTTCAAGCTCGGAGAATAGTTTCCAAAAAAATGAATCGTGCAAGGGTATGACTGATTTCTGGGTCATAAAATTAAATGCTTCAGGTGACGAACAATGGCAGAGAACAATTGGAGGTAATAGTTCAGATGAACTATTATGTGCTTTTCAAACCAGAGACGGAGGTTATATCTTAGGAGGGTCCTCGAGCTCCAGTCCTCTTTCACTTGCAGATACCAAACTTAACGGAAAATCATTGACAACTACCAAAGCGGATTTATATAGTAAATCTGAAAAAAGCAGAGGAAACATGGATTACTGGGTTGTGAAATTAGATAAGCAAGGGGTTATCGAATGGCAAAAAACTTATGGAGGTCAATATGCTGATCTTTTAAGGAGTATGGAACAAACCACAGATAATGGTTTTATTCTCGCCGGATATTCAAACTCACCTATATCAGGAGAAAAAACAGATAAAAACAAAGGTGTTGGGGATATCTGGATTATAAAAATAAATGATGTTGGCGAGATTCTATGGCAAAATTCTTATGGAGCAGAAGGTGATGACCAGCCTTATGTAATCCACCAGACTAGTGATGGAGGATATATTGTTGGGGCCAATTCTAATAGTAAGAATCCTCTTACTTCTCTGGGAGGTATTGTTGGTAATGGAACCGATTATTGGATTTTGAAATTAGATGAAGAAGGCGGGATCATTTGGAGTAAAACCTATGATTTTGGAAAAACAGATATTTTGACTTCGCTGGTAGAAAACAAGGATGATCATACTTACCTTATTGGTGGATATGCACAAAGTGAAATCAGGTCGTCCAGAGATGGAATTGTTGGAAAAGTAACAGGACTTATAAGCAAGGATAAGGACGGAATCAATGATTACATCGCCTTAAAGATTGATGAAAAAGGCGAAGAATTGTGGAAGAAAACCGTAGGAAGTGCCGGAGAAGATATTCTCAGGAAGTTAATTGAAACCCGTGATGGAGGTTATTTGATGGCGGGTACTTCTAATTCCGGATCTTCAAAAGATAAAAATTCAAATATTGGCGGTAATGATTTTTGGGTTGTAAAACTTAAAGACAAGACAGAAATTGAAAAAGTTAAGGCAAGTATCGAGGCTATTCCTAATCCGGTTTCAACTTATACCAATGTAATTATTGGGTATGATTTTACTTCAGGGACTGCTACTGTAGTAGATATTACAGGACGAATTTTACAGGATTTTAGTATTTCCAGCAGAACAGTGCCGGTAGATTTAAGCAGCTATGCAGAAGGGATCTACATTATAAAAATCAAAACAGATGTAAAAACGGAATCTGTAAAAGTGATAAAAAGGATTGTAAGTAAATAA